From a region of the Vaginimicrobium propionicum genome:
- a CDS encoding deoxyribonuclease IV — MNIGAHVDESDAIGQANELGVPIVQILLGDPQSWRGPQISYPSGIEGLGADAKAGGIQIYVHAPYVINVASTNNRIRIPSRKLLQKILDAASQLQAAGVIVHGGHVTTNDEPERGYENWFKAVDSLDPSCRILIENTAGGKNAMMRFTDSMAKVWEAVQASKNADNVGLCFDTCHANGSGEDLFQMVERIKSFAGKIDLVHLNDSRDQPGTGADRHANLGQGTLGVEKLIGVLTAAKAPAILETPGGLEAKRADLDWVKEHLHGN; from the coding sequence ATGAACATAGGCGCACATGTGGACGAAAGCGACGCTATTGGTCAAGCTAACGAGCTGGGCGTACCGATCGTCCAGATTTTGCTTGGTGACCCGCAGTCTTGGCGCGGCCCGCAAATTAGTTACCCGTCAGGAATTGAGGGGTTAGGCGCGGATGCCAAAGCGGGCGGCATACAAATATATGTACATGCCCCATACGTTATTAATGTGGCCTCTACGAATAATCGAATTAGGATTCCGTCTAGGAAGCTACTGCAAAAAATTTTGGACGCTGCGAGCCAGCTGCAAGCGGCGGGAGTTATCGTTCACGGCGGGCACGTTACCACTAATGACGAGCCGGAACGCGGCTACGAGAACTGGTTTAAGGCCGTCGATTCTCTGGATCCAAGTTGCCGAATATTAATCGAAAATACTGCTGGTGGAAAAAACGCCATGATGCGTTTCACAGATTCCATGGCTAAAGTTTGGGAAGCCGTCCAGGCGTCAAAGAACGCCGACAATGTTGGTTTATGTTTCGACACCTGCCACGCTAACGGCAGCGGCGAGGATTTATTCCAGATGGTTGAGCGGATAAAAAGTTTCGCGGGCAAAATCGACCTTGTCCACCTAAACGATTCCAGAGATCAGCCGGGAACCGGAGCCGACCGCCACGCGAATCTAGGCCAAGGCACCCTTGGAGTCGAAAAGCTAATCGGCGTCTTAACAGCCGCCAAGGCTCCAGCGATCTTAGAGACTCCTGGCGGGCTGGAAGCCAAACGTGCCGACTTGGACTGGGTTAAAGAGCATTTGCATGGGAATTAA
- a CDS encoding formate--tetrahydrofolate ligase, producing MLSDLEIAQSAALLPNEEVGKRLGVEPQQLEPHGRHLAKIDLAALESVEKRAKYVVVTAVTPTPLGEGKTTTAIGLVQGLGKLGVRSAAVLRQPSLGPVFGIKGGAAGAGYSQVIPMEAMNLHLTGDFHAITAAHNLLAAMTDNHLQHGNTLNLDPQSITWGRVLDMNDRALRNIVIGLGGRLDGVPRQSRFDITAASEVMTIVAQSTSLADLRARLGRIVVGFNLDGDPITAEDLKAAGAMAVLLKDAIRPNLLQTLEGQPALVHCGPFGNIATGNNSIIADRVALAHAEVAVTEAGFGADLGFERFVNVKCRTSGLTPDAGVIVVTVRALKVHSGRFTVVAGKPLPPELLAENPEDVRAGLINLAHQINIVRSCGVTPVIAINAFPQDHDSEHQVIADFAASQGVPCAVSRHVADGGEGAKDLAKTVLAACEEPSELKFSYQLTDSLEDKLNAVATKIYGADGVDLTKPAAKQLTRFTELGFGDLPVLIAKTHLSTTADPADRGAPTGWRLPIREVRLAAGAGYIYALAGAMQTMPGLGTHPAAEKMDLVNGKIVGLF from the coding sequence ATGCTTTCTGACCTTGAAATTGCCCAGTCAGCCGCATTGCTGCCCAACGAAGAAGTTGGGAAGCGTTTGGGGGTTGAGCCACAACAGTTAGAACCCCACGGACGTCACCTTGCGAAAATTGATTTAGCTGCCTTAGAAAGTGTCGAGAAACGCGCCAAATATGTGGTTGTTACGGCTGTCACCCCTACCCCACTCGGGGAAGGAAAAACTACTACCGCTATTGGCCTGGTGCAAGGGTTAGGAAAGTTGGGGGTCAGATCTGCCGCAGTGCTTAGGCAGCCGTCCTTGGGGCCGGTTTTCGGCATTAAGGGGGGCGCGGCCGGTGCAGGTTATTCCCAAGTGATTCCGATGGAGGCTATGAACCTGCATTTGACTGGTGATTTTCATGCAATCACGGCGGCGCACAATTTGCTGGCCGCAATGACGGATAATCACCTGCAGCACGGCAACACCTTAAACCTTGACCCGCAATCGATCACTTGGGGCAGGGTGCTGGACATGAACGACCGGGCACTGCGGAATATCGTCATCGGCTTGGGGGGACGCCTCGACGGGGTACCGCGTCAATCACGCTTCGATATTACTGCCGCTTCAGAGGTGATGACGATAGTTGCCCAATCCACCTCGCTTGCGGATTTGCGCGCCCGACTAGGGCGTATTGTCGTCGGTTTCAACCTGGATGGTGACCCGATAACTGCAGAGGACCTTAAAGCGGCTGGCGCAATGGCAGTGCTGCTTAAAGACGCAATCCGACCAAATTTACTGCAAACATTGGAGGGTCAGCCAGCGCTCGTCCACTGCGGCCCATTCGGCAATATCGCTACCGGCAATAATTCCATAATCGCTGATCGAGTAGCTTTGGCTCACGCTGAGGTTGCTGTCACCGAAGCTGGCTTCGGCGCCGACTTAGGCTTTGAGCGTTTCGTCAATGTTAAATGCCGCACCTCAGGTTTGACGCCGGATGCTGGCGTCATCGTCGTGACCGTTCGAGCTTTGAAGGTTCATTCAGGACGATTCACAGTCGTCGCCGGTAAACCATTACCACCCGAGCTACTGGCTGAGAATCCAGAAGATGTTCGTGCTGGGTTGATTAACCTTGCCCATCAAATAAACATTGTGCGAAGCTGCGGGGTAACACCAGTAATAGCGATAAACGCTTTCCCGCAAGACCACGATTCTGAGCATCAGGTGATAGCTGATTTTGCGGCCTCCCAAGGGGTACCTTGTGCGGTCAGCCGTCACGTTGCAGACGGAGGCGAAGGGGCAAAAGACCTTGCCAAAACCGTGTTAGCGGCATGCGAGGAGCCTAGCGAGCTGAAGTTCAGCTATCAGCTAACCGACTCGTTAGAGGATAAACTGAATGCCGTCGCCACCAAGATCTATGGCGCTGATGGCGTTGACTTGACGAAGCCAGCGGCCAAACAGTTGACGAGATTTACTGAGCTTGGCTTTGGTGACCTGCCCGTCCTGATCGCTAAAACACACCTATCGACCACTGCAGATCCGGCAGACAGAGGTGCTCCTACTGGCTGGCGGCTACCTATCCGCGAGGTGCGGTTGGCAGCTGGCGCTGGCTATATTTACGCGCTTGCCGGAGCCATGCAAACCATGCCAGGTTTGGGTACTCATCCGGCGGCGGAAAAAATGGATTTGGTGAACGGCAAAATAGTCGGGCTTTTCTAA
- a CDS encoding bacterial transcriptional activator domain-containing protein, whose amino-acid sequence MISSLINTHPVLLMLGSVRLVNTRGKIPCRAVKQCQEYCAWLLENPGATTAQMTNALMVADGTRRSNMSRLRTWLGADYAGRAYLPKAHSGKIFLHSAVSSDWEQFQLLISNGAADASDSALRAALQLVRGAPLADAAPGQWIWAESMRSQMVSMIRDAALVLGHRRLKVGDLATARTVASKALLATPSDELLLSLLVMTESLAGNHKEVERLALQLTRQSRMLGVELMDETVQIIQKAIEGQQRLRLAG is encoded by the coding sequence GTGATCAGCTCGCTAATAAATACGCACCCTGTACTGCTTATGCTCGGGTCTGTTCGTCTTGTTAATACTCGCGGCAAAATACCTTGTAGGGCAGTGAAACAGTGCCAAGAATACTGTGCCTGGTTGCTAGAAAACCCAGGGGCTACCACCGCTCAAATGACGAATGCTTTGATGGTTGCGGACGGTACCCGACGTTCTAACATGTCAAGACTTCGTACCTGGCTGGGTGCAGATTACGCTGGGCGCGCTTATCTTCCCAAGGCACACTCTGGAAAGATTTTTCTACACTCGGCGGTCAGCTCAGATTGGGAGCAATTCCAGTTATTGATTTCAAATGGAGCAGCTGACGCCTCTGATTCGGCGTTACGTGCGGCTTTGCAGTTGGTGCGTGGAGCGCCATTGGCTGACGCGGCACCTGGCCAGTGGATTTGGGCCGAATCGATGCGCTCACAAATGGTTTCGATGATTCGTGATGCAGCATTGGTATTAGGGCACCGACGTCTTAAAGTTGGCGATCTAGCAACTGCCCGCACAGTCGCGTCGAAAGCGCTGCTGGCTACGCCCTCCGATGAATTGCTATTAAGCTTGCTGGTAATGACGGAAAGCCTGGCAGGCAACCACAAAGAGGTGGAGCGATTAGCTCTTCAACTGACTCGACAATCGCGGATGCTCGGGGTTGAGTTGATGGATGAAACCGTCCAAATCATTCAGAAGGCTATCGAGGGTCAGCAGAGGTTGCGGCTGGCTGGTTAA
- a CDS encoding MFS transporter, whose protein sequence is MEFLCRLRELMKRPLFRRMTFIRFFGQGGDAIVQVAMASYVLFNPQSQASGPAIAIVLAVTMLPFAFVGPFVSPILDSHSRQRAAIISDSIRVLACLAMALAVAGGHTAGRGQILLMVLLLIALSLNRFQLAAMSAALPFTIESDEYVEAAGLMPVIGPISALIGGALAAAIRMILAGRWPANWADGLLFCLAGAYFLGAIGVASTVSRRQFGPLERHHGPSASQILSGLVGASRHIASRLPACLTLITVFVSRTIWGLLLVVVILANRHHFYPGDDPAQQAKAMLGMGLWFGLAGVGSALCGTLVTPLSHKIGIRKTLIWLLIGALVAEIPPLVVFNPFTLVIGGFLLGLFTQSIKICADTVVQTHVDDEYRGRVMVVYDILNNTAIVFGATIAAFTLPSDGVSMTVMFAAASIFAIMAVIFAFASRNDSSTYDRGTKRAILNQPAATSADPR, encoded by the coding sequence ATGGAGTTTCTTTGTCGATTACGTGAGCTGATGAAGCGTCCGCTTTTTCGACGAATGACCTTCATTAGATTCTTCGGCCAAGGTGGGGACGCTATCGTCCAGGTTGCGATGGCCAGTTATGTGCTCTTCAATCCACAATCGCAAGCCTCTGGGCCGGCAATCGCAATAGTGCTTGCGGTAACAATGCTGCCATTCGCTTTCGTTGGTCCCTTCGTCTCACCTATCCTCGATAGCCACTCACGCCAGCGAGCTGCCATCATCTCCGACTCAATTCGAGTCCTTGCTTGCCTCGCTATGGCGCTGGCAGTGGCTGGTGGCCACACTGCCGGTCGTGGGCAAATCTTGCTAATGGTGCTGCTGCTCATCGCGTTAAGCCTGAACCGCTTTCAGCTTGCAGCCATGAGCGCCGCCCTACCTTTCACCATCGAATCGGACGAATATGTCGAGGCAGCCGGGCTGATGCCGGTCATAGGCCCAATATCTGCGCTGATTGGTGGCGCTTTAGCAGCGGCAATAAGAATGATTTTAGCCGGGCGCTGGCCGGCGAACTGGGCAGATGGATTACTGTTCTGCCTAGCGGGAGCCTATTTCCTGGGTGCAATTGGAGTGGCATCAACTGTTTCTAGGCGCCAATTTGGCCCCCTAGAACGCCATCACGGTCCCAGCGCATCACAAATACTTTCTGGGCTAGTGGGCGCGAGTCGGCATATTGCTAGCCGGCTACCCGCATGTTTGACGCTGATTACCGTATTCGTGTCACGAACTATTTGGGGTCTGCTGCTAGTCGTCGTCATCCTGGCTAATCGGCACCACTTTTATCCGGGTGATGATCCTGCCCAACAAGCGAAAGCAATGCTTGGCATGGGGTTGTGGTTTGGGCTGGCTGGGGTCGGCTCAGCATTGTGCGGCACTCTCGTAACTCCGCTTAGTCACAAAATTGGAATCCGCAAAACACTCATTTGGTTATTGATAGGCGCGCTGGTGGCTGAGATCCCACCACTTGTTGTATTTAATCCATTCACCCTTGTCATTGGTGGTTTCTTGCTTGGGTTGTTTACGCAATCTATAAAAATCTGTGCTGACACTGTTGTCCAAACCCACGTAGATGACGAATACCGTGGCCGGGTAATGGTTGTTTACGATATTTTGAACAACACCGCCATCGTTTTTGGCGCGACAATCGCAGCATTCACCCTGCCGAGTGACGGGGTTAGCATGACCGTCATGTTTGCAGCAGCATCGATTTTCGCCATCATGGCCGTAATATTCGCTTTTGCTAGCCGAAACGATTCGAGCACATATGACCGGGGGACGAAACGAGCCATACTTAACCAGCCAGCCGCAACCTCTGCTGACCCTCGATAG
- a CDS encoding RNA polymerase sigma factor, translating into MNRRTLRGLADQWLEIADKPHRFTACPALSTIETPRQAAWCCTNSDACCAELILAAQRGDAIAGLCLLVALWPRLVKLARRDKKHTIDDYLANAWVRIMTFPSSRMRSRLLANLALDCLKSLSRSWARQHRELPLPFFEPTSLHPPEAPDTAAIIQEGVRLRLVSQETAGVLTSVYLDGLSGREAAAKHKMSETAVRYRCSYGTKKLRSRAQELLRVA; encoded by the coding sequence ATGAACAGACGGACGCTTAGAGGGCTGGCTGATCAATGGCTCGAAATTGCCGATAAGCCACACCGATTTACGGCCTGCCCAGCCTTGTCCACAATTGAGACGCCTCGTCAGGCCGCATGGTGTTGCACTAATAGTGACGCATGCTGCGCAGAGCTAATTTTGGCTGCCCAACGAGGGGATGCGATTGCTGGGCTCTGCCTCTTAGTGGCGTTGTGGCCAAGGCTGGTCAAACTAGCTAGACGAGACAAAAAACACACTATTGATGACTATCTAGCAAATGCTTGGGTGCGGATAATGACTTTCCCCAGTTCAAGAATGCGCTCCCGGCTGCTAGCCAATTTAGCTTTGGACTGTTTGAAGAGTTTAAGCAGATCATGGGCGCGCCAACACCGAGAGTTACCTTTGCCATTTTTTGAACCAACCAGCCTGCACCCACCCGAGGCGCCAGATACGGCAGCGATTATCCAAGAGGGTGTTCGGTTGCGTTTAGTCAGTCAAGAAACAGCAGGGGTGCTCACCTCTGTCTACTTAGACGGGCTTAGCGGGCGCGAGGCAGCAGCCAAACACAAAATGAGCGAAACAGCAGTTCGATACCGATGTTCCTACGGCACGAAGAAGTTACGTTCGCGCGCCCAGGAGTTGCTTCGGGTGGCGTGA
- the dctP gene encoding TRAP transporter substrate-binding protein DctP — MWRKLTILLAAVLVLTACSTPQPPQPESSVRTTILKLGFNQGESHPQYQALTKLAADLKQQTSGRYDIKIYAKEKLGSQSEVLKSVSSGTVDLMMVSGPLLEQYNPDFVVYDLPYIFDSPEAQKEVLGDADVNRKLYESLTASHNICVLAGFYAGTRNFYTVDKVITLPQDLAGLKIRVQEADSQAKIIELLGGVPVKLGAGQTYEALNTGSIDGAENNEGFFHELSHDTLAKNFSYTHHAMIPDYLVMSTKVLNAMSSNDRKTLLDLVAKARAESDNAMSEYLEKAKKDAEAAGVTFREVNQAAFKEKLASFTQTEAEKNGETKKLSAAVQEANRKYPGD, encoded by the coding sequence ATGTGGCGCAAACTCACCATTTTGTTAGCTGCAGTGCTAGTTTTGACGGCTTGCTCAACGCCCCAGCCGCCGCAGCCGGAATCGTCTGTGCGCACGACGATATTAAAGCTTGGCTTTAATCAAGGTGAATCGCACCCACAGTACCAAGCGCTAACGAAATTGGCCGCCGATCTGAAACAGCAGACAAGCGGACGTTACGACATCAAAATCTACGCCAAAGAAAAACTTGGCTCGCAGTCTGAAGTGTTAAAATCAGTCTCGTCTGGGACGGTAGACCTGATGATGGTTTCCGGCCCACTACTAGAGCAATACAACCCTGACTTCGTCGTTTACGATCTTCCCTATATTTTTGACTCTCCTGAAGCCCAAAAAGAAGTGCTGGGCGATGCGGATGTTAACCGAAAGCTCTACGAGTCCCTAACAGCGAGCCACAATATCTGCGTCCTGGCCGGTTTCTACGCTGGAACCCGTAATTTCTACACAGTCGATAAAGTCATCACCTTGCCACAAGATTTGGCAGGGCTAAAAATTCGGGTTCAAGAAGCTGATTCTCAAGCCAAAATCATTGAATTATTGGGTGGAGTGCCAGTTAAGTTGGGAGCCGGCCAAACCTACGAAGCGCTAAATACCGGAAGTATTGACGGAGCCGAAAACAATGAGGGATTCTTCCACGAGCTTTCCCATGACACGCTCGCCAAAAACTTTTCCTATACCCACCACGCAATGATTCCCGACTACCTAGTCATGTCGACGAAAGTGCTTAACGCGATGAGCAGCAACGACCGTAAAACCCTGCTTGATTTAGTGGCCAAGGCACGCGCCGAATCGGATAATGCGATGAGCGAATACCTAGAAAAAGCGAAGAAAGACGCCGAGGCTGCCGGTGTTACCTTCCGCGAAGTCAACCAAGCAGCTTTCAAAGAAAAACTCGCGTCTTTCACTCAAACTGAGGCAGAAAAGAACGGCGAAACCAAGAAACTATCTGCCGCCGTCCAAGAGGCCAACCGTAAATACCCAGGTGACTAA
- a CDS encoding response regulator transcription factor gives MEQSQAKLRVMLVDDQALVRSGFRMLIDAEDDMEVVAEASNGREALEKLAAQRVDVVLMDIRMPELDGVETTKQIVARELPTKVLVLTTFDLDDYVFSALKAGASGFMLKDARPDDLLNAIRSVNAGDSVVAPSATRRLLDHVVPTLPSSPSEHADRLDVLTEREREVLVEIAKGATNAEIAATLFMAEGTVKTHVGRLLSKLKARDRVQLVLIALESGLA, from the coding sequence ATGGAACAATCACAAGCAAAACTGCGCGTCATGCTGGTCGATGACCAAGCGTTAGTGCGTAGCGGTTTCAGAATGCTTATCGACGCCGAGGATGACATGGAGGTCGTTGCAGAGGCGTCTAATGGGCGCGAAGCGTTAGAAAAATTAGCGGCTCAACGGGTGGATGTTGTACTTATGGATATCCGCATGCCCGAACTGGATGGGGTTGAAACCACCAAGCAGATAGTCGCTCGCGAGCTGCCAACAAAAGTGTTGGTGCTGACTACATTTGATCTTGACGACTACGTGTTTAGTGCGCTTAAGGCGGGGGCATCCGGTTTTATGCTGAAAGATGCGCGGCCAGATGATTTATTGAATGCTATCCGCTCAGTTAACGCTGGTGATAGCGTAGTTGCTCCCTCAGCTACCCGGCGGCTGCTGGATCATGTGGTGCCGACTTTGCCGTCTTCGCCTAGTGAGCACGCCGACCGTCTAGACGTCCTGACCGAGCGGGAGCGCGAGGTTTTGGTCGAAATCGCTAAAGGTGCCACTAATGCTGAGATTGCCGCTACTTTGTTCATGGCTGAAGGCACCGTCAAGACTCACGTTGGACGATTGCTGTCTAAGTTGAAAGCTCGTGATCGCGTCCAGCTCGTCTTGATTGCTTTAGAGTCTGGTTTGGCTTAG
- a CDS encoding sensor histidine kinase: MATFKQEVLRRFSPPPAIDIFTALIFTLATCFWGDLFGSGSASPAYLASVLTSIGLTLPLALRRSSPLAMVAIMSLSGAFQVFFLPHPTWALIATPLASYSVARHVEGPMARLVVASGAIGSVVFPIRWAWRQQLPLPGGQVGELLPTVTPTVLLCMALVIVPYLLGRRDQDSEHANLARAEGAKARYESELALREEAERATENRVRNEIARELHDIVAHSLSVIVVQAEGGKALARKHPEKATEVLDTISSTGREALVEMRRIVGVLRGEKSAEFTPSPGLADIETLVERAGDRANLTVRGQMPKVSPAVGLALYRVTQEAMTNVMKHAGSDAKLTVGLRYSPTQVEVSIYDDGGKDVARPAEVSGTGYGIHGMRERVQAVGGKLNAGPLGAGWLVQAVVPVAGHIAE, encoded by the coding sequence GTGGCCACTTTTAAGCAGGAGGTACTTCGGCGCTTTTCACCGCCGCCGGCAATCGATATTTTTACTGCGCTCATTTTCACCCTAGCCACATGCTTTTGGGGTGACTTATTCGGTAGTGGGTCAGCCTCGCCGGCCTATCTGGCGTCCGTGTTGACCTCTATCGGGTTGACGCTGCCGCTGGCTTTGCGTCGGTCATCACCACTAGCGATGGTGGCAATAATGTCGCTTTCCGGAGCTTTCCAAGTGTTCTTCCTACCACACCCGACATGGGCGCTAATCGCTACACCGCTAGCTAGCTACTCGGTTGCTCGCCATGTGGAAGGGCCGATGGCTAGGCTCGTGGTGGCTTCCGGGGCGATCGGTTCAGTAGTTTTCCCGATTCGCTGGGCTTGGCGCCAACAGTTACCACTACCTGGCGGTCAAGTTGGTGAATTGCTGCCAACCGTAACGCCAACTGTTTTGCTCTGCATGGCTCTAGTTATCGTTCCTTATCTTTTAGGACGACGCGACCAAGACAGTGAGCACGCGAATTTGGCGCGCGCTGAAGGGGCGAAAGCTCGCTACGAATCTGAGCTGGCACTACGTGAAGAGGCAGAGCGAGCCACAGAGAATCGGGTGCGCAACGAAATCGCTCGCGAACTGCACGATATTGTTGCCCACTCGCTATCGGTTATCGTCGTCCAAGCTGAGGGCGGTAAGGCGCTAGCTCGTAAACATCCAGAAAAGGCAACTGAAGTGTTGGACACGATTAGCTCTACAGGACGTGAAGCGCTTGTCGAAATGCGGCGCATCGTTGGTGTGCTACGTGGCGAAAAAAGTGCTGAGTTCACGCCCAGCCCAGGGCTAGCCGATATTGAAACGCTGGTTGAACGTGCTGGTGATCGTGCAAATTTGACGGTGCGAGGCCAAATGCCAAAAGTTTCGCCAGCGGTTGGTTTGGCGCTATATCGGGTGACCCAAGAAGCGATGACGAATGTCATGAAACATGCCGGTTCAGACGCTAAATTAACCGTCGGGCTACGTTATTCACCAACACAAGTTGAGGTGTCCATCTATGACGATGGTGGTAAAGACGTTGCGCGCCCAGCAGAGGTTAGCGGCACTGGATACGGTATTCATGGCATGCGCGAAAGAGTCCAGGCTGTTGGCGGCAAACTAAACGCTGGCCCGTTGGGTGCCGGTTGGCTGGTGCAAGCAGTCGTGCCGGTGGCCGGGCATATTGCTGAGTGA
- a CDS encoding type I restriction enzyme endonuclease domain-containing protein: MLTLDGRELLENAGSISKKVADQPAKEPGLSEDEIAFYDAVIQNDAAIMELGDETLKTIAKKLVTTVRNSKTIDWMQKESVRAKMRSRIRRPLAIYGYPPDKQESAIKLVIEQAEHMSVDEDG, encoded by the coding sequence GTGCTCACCCTCGATGGTCGAGAACTTTTAGAAAATGCTGGCAGCATTTCCAAGAAAGTCGCTGACCAGCCCGCCAAAGAACCTGGGCTTAGCGAAGACGAAATTGCATTTTATGACGCGGTAATTCAAAACGATGCTGCGATTATGGAATTAGGCGATGAAACATTAAAGACAATCGCTAAAAAATTAGTTACTACCGTTCGCAACTCGAAAACTATTGATTGGATGCAAAAAGAAAGCGTTAGAGCGAAAATGCGCTCGCGAATAAGACGACCGCTTGCGATATACGGTTACCCGCCCGACAAACAAGAATCCGCGATCAAATTAGTAATCGAACAAGCAGAACACATGTCTGTAGACGAGGATGGTTAG
- a CDS encoding alpha/beta fold hydrolase encodes MTVLFLHGLGQNKESWRQTLDYLEYNNVVCPDLIPANGQKQTFGSLMDSLESCCSDGADSLVLCGISLGAVMSLEFYLRHPDKVKAMILIAPQYKMPTVLLGIQNIIFKLMPGKVFLDSHTTKDNMISISKSMKHLDYRANLAAVKCPVYIVCGEKDKANLKAAKSLNNVLEHSEMIIIDGTGHEVNVEVPNKLAAIIQKAIEEMKTDIQGECTHKQR; translated from the coding sequence ATAACAGTACTATTTTTACACGGCCTTGGACAAAATAAAGAATCATGGCGGCAAACATTAGATTATCTTGAGTACAACAATGTGGTGTGCCCGGATTTGATACCAGCAAATGGACAAAAGCAGACTTTTGGATCTTTGATGGATTCGCTGGAATCATGCTGCTCTGATGGTGCTGATTCTTTGGTGCTTTGTGGGATTAGCCTTGGTGCGGTTATGTCATTGGAGTTCTATTTGCGGCATCCGGATAAAGTAAAAGCAATGATTCTTATCGCTCCGCAATACAAAATGCCTACTGTTCTTTTAGGCATACAAAACATAATTTTCAAATTAATGCCAGGGAAAGTTTTCTTGGATTCTCACACTACGAAAGATAATATGATTTCAATATCAAAGTCGATGAAACATTTAGATTATAGAGCAAATCTTGCAGCTGTAAAATGTCCCGTTTACATTGTCTGTGGAGAAAAAGACAAAGCCAATTTGAAGGCGGCAAAATCTTTGAACAATGTCTTGGAGCACTCGGAAATGATTATTATTGATGGCACAGGTCATGAAGTTAATGTCGAAGTTCCAAATAAATTAGCAGCTATCATTCAAAAAGCTATTGAAGAAATGAAAACCGATATACAGGGAGAATGTACGCACAAGCAGCGATAA
- a CDS encoding DUF1700 domain-containing protein: MGNKSNNIALEKYLSQVDKHLKYMPVSEKTDILSELKSSFYERMEQGQTENDIIAEMGPAKDFALGYLGKAIVENKNFSFRHFMMALGFYSFASLAWVSLIPTLAILSVSFFFSCGVSVLAGAMGLLKGFLHFPLFDKMQFVFFIYELKGISALLVGLLLAVNFLLLGILCWKGTVGMIRLLQSTKWKLDSDVRSEA; the protein is encoded by the coding sequence ATGGGAAACAAGTCAAACAATATTGCATTAGAGAAATATTTGTCGCAGGTAGACAAACATTTAAAGTATATGCCCGTTTCCGAAAAGACTGACATTTTAAGTGAACTCAAGAGTTCATTTTATGAGCGCATGGAACAGGGGCAGACAGAAAATGATATTATTGCGGAAATGGGACCGGCAAAGGACTTCGCATTAGGCTACCTTGGCAAGGCTATTGTCGAGAATAAAAATTTTTCATTCAGACATTTTATGATGGCTTTAGGATTCTACTCTTTTGCTTCATTAGCGTGGGTTTCGCTGATTCCTACATTAGCTATTCTTTCGGTTTCGTTCTTCTTTTCGTGTGGCGTCAGCGTTCTTGCCGGAGCAATGGGATTACTTAAAGGCTTCCTGCATTTTCCGCTATTTGATAAGATGCAATTTGTTTTTTTTATATACGAATTAAAAGGGATTTCTGCTCTTTTGGTAGGACTGTTATTGGCGGTTAATTTCCTTCTTCTAGGAATTCTATGCTGGAAAGGAACTGTAGGAATGATTCGCCTTTTGCAGTCAACGAAATGGAAATTGGATAGTGATGTAAGGAGCGAAGCATAA
- a CDS encoding PadR family transcriptional regulator, which translates to MNEEWISQIKRGTLEYAILLLIKDGDRYGYDLIQTLDDYPMLKTKENTVYPLLRRLLKNGYLESYWQNTDDGVPPRKYYRITESGCSYLDELNSDWKTLMNDISKLTKEL; encoded by the coding sequence ATGAATGAAGAATGGATTTCGCAAATTAAAAGAGGAACACTTGAATATGCCATTCTTCTCCTGATCAAAGATGGGGATAGATACGGATATGACTTGATACAAACATTAGATGATTATCCTATGCTTAAAACAAAAGAAAACACGGTTTATCCATTGCTACGACGATTATTAAAGAATGGATATCTTGAATCGTATTGGCAGAACACGGATGACGGTGTGCCACCGAGAAAGTATTATCGAATAACTGAATCAGGATGTTCCTATCTTGATGAGTTGAACAGTGACTGGAAGACACTGATGAATGATATTTCTAAGCTAACGAAAGAATTATAA